In the genome of Raphanus sativus cultivar WK10039 chromosome 9, ASM80110v3, whole genome shotgun sequence, the window aaaagtctGCTTCTAtgtcgttttttttcttttgattaacATGGGGTATTCCGAGCTTTAGAAAGTTTAGAACTAATTCCAAAAGAAAGTGTAACTCATGGATAAACCTTTTTCGGGCTATACGCAGGATTCCATATCCGTGTAAGTATTCAAAACAATGTGACCTGCTTTTGTATAGCAAGTAAATCGAACTTAAAACATATGTTGATGTTTCCAACCCGTCCTCGTACCAATGGCGTTGCCTCGCAATCAAGGATGTGTGATTGGAAAGGTCTTAGTTGCTGTACTCAAGGCTGATGTATTTCTAGTCTCAATCATGACATCAGCAGTGTATCTTCTACGTACGTTTGTGAGAGGCACCCGAGCAGCCAGTGAGTCATAGTGTTTCTCAAATGAATTATCAACGTGTTGGGATTCCGGGAAACCAGGAAGACCCTTGCAACTCAGCCAATAGATGTCCAACCACATCTGTAGCCTTTTCAGCACCGACACTAACAGGGCTTGATCCACCCACTGCAGCCGTCTTATCATCGCCAACGCAAGCCGTTGCTGGATCGATCACAACATTAGTCAATGCAGCACCATCACTTACAGTTTCTGGTACACCGGCATCTGCATTCAGGAGTGCAATCGCAGTACCTGTTGATTGCTTCCTTAGATGTATTTATATCCTTAGCTTGACATTCAGTTATTTTCTGGCCCCATAAATACTCGAATTGTTATTATGAACTTTATTatcaacaaataaataaataataatctcttATAGTTTGTTTAAGAGATTCAAATCGTGGGAGTGAAGAAGTCTTCAATTGCACCAACTTCAATAAATTGATAATCTTTATTCAAATGAACAATACAAAAGTTTTAAGAAAGATGCGATGATTAGCAaccacaacaaaaaaaaaaaaaattcagaaaaatacTACCAGCAAGTGGCAAAATATGAAACGTATATTTTAAACAGAAGTAAGTTTGATTTTAAACGTATACCTTATAAGACTACAAGATTGCATACATACCTTTTATAAACGTATAGTTTTCAGTATTatcagtcttcttcttcttctccccctTCTTCACTTGCTTCATCATCACTCTCATCCTCCAtctcaacatcatcatcaccttcaTCTCCAAGAATCCACTGTTGAAgctcatcttcttctccttccatGTGTTGTTGTTGTATGTCCGCAGAGTCCCAGTCGTCCTCCCCATCAATCCCAAGCTCTTCTCCCCGGCAAGACACCTTCAAATTCGGCCGTCTCCTCCCCAAAGCATCCACGATATCTCTGTTCACGCTTCCGGTGATCCCTAACCATTTGAGCCTCGGGAAGAAGGGTTTCTTCAGCCATTTGAACGAGAGCTGAGTGATGCCACCACAGTCGTAAAGATCCAACAAACACAAGCTGCTTCCAGGACACCCGTCTTCGTACACCCGCGTAGACGCGAGAGCCATGACCGAGGGATCGCCTATCAGCCTGCACTCTCTCAGCTGGAGTCTCGTGATCGGAGCTCCTGATTTCGCCAGAGCGAAAACCGCAGCATCTGTCAGGTTAGGGAGATTCGACACGTCGAGCTCGCGTAGCGCTAGCTTCGAGGATCCATCGAATAAAACAGTCATGAAATTGTCTGTTAAGTTTCTGCATCCTCTCACAGAGAGAGAAACCAGAGACTCCCAAACTCCTTCTTTAAGGTAAGAGAGCCCCGTGTCGCTCACGTCAGTGCCATCAAGAAGCAAAACCTTTAGTTTCGTTAGCTGCGAGACGGCTCGCAACGCCTCGTCCCTTATGTTTCTGCACCCTCTCAGATCAAGACTCTCCAGGTTCAGATTCGACGCCAGCTTTCGAACCGCGTGATCCGTGAGGAGGTGGCACCTCCTCAGGCTGACGTGGCTGAGCGTCAGAGCCGTCGCCAAGACGTCGTGGAAAACAAGATCGGTCAGTTTGGGTCCGTGGTAGACGCTGAACCTGGAGAGGCCAGCACACGAGTGGAGAATAGTCTTGAAACCAGCGTCCGTCACACGGCAGAACCCGCCTAGGCAAATGCTCTCCATCCGCGAGCATTTGCCTGCGAGAAACAGCATCCCTTGGTCGCTGACTCGGCGGAAGTAAGCGGAGTGAAACTCCTGGCTACGGATGAGAGAGAGGCGCTTCAGCTTGCCGCCGTTCTGGTTGATCTCCTGGAGTCCGAAATCAGTGAGGTCTGACGGTTGCCTCGGATCCTCGAGAGGCGCGTCTCTCAGGTCCAAATCTATCAGCGAGGTGAGAGATTTAGATATTGCCTTGACCACAGCGTCGGTGATACAGTCAAGGGAGAGGCGCAGCTGCTGGAGGTTTTGAAACGTTTCGGTTGATGTGAGGAGGAGGTGAGTGATCATCCTTGAGGAGATGTGTCCGAGCTCGAGATGGGTGAGTTTATCAGAGACCAACCCGAAAATGCGAGCATCAGCAGGACGTAAGTATAGTGAGAGGTCAAACATGAGTGATAAGACCTCTAAATGGGAGCAACCGTTGAGCAGATCTTCGAGAGCAGCAGGGGTAATGGTTCGACCAACTTTCTCTGCTACAGAACCCAAACAGACAGACCTTAGATGTTTGCATTTCCTTCCGATTTGAGAGATGAGATCTCCACTGAAATCACGACAGTTGTGAAGAGAGATCTCCCTGAGAGAAGGACGTGCGAGTATGTCGATGGCTGAGTTCCCGAGGCGTCCACAGTCAAGCTTAAGGCTTGAGAGTTTCTGATTCTGATACAACAACGGTCTAACCGTTTCAATTGACAGTGAAACATtctgaaagaaaaaagagaatcaaactttatttattacTACAAATCCAAATCCAATGAAACCCTTTAGAATCAATATGAGTTTGAAGTAGGGAGAGAGACTGACGAAGAGATGGAAGTTGGGAGCGAAAGTGAGGACACGAGTGACGCAGCTTTTGAGTG includes:
- the LOC108827485 gene encoding F-box/LRR-repeat protein 10, which codes for MATTVVLDMLPAALLETIMTKLDVASLCSLASTCKTLKSCVTRVLTFAPNFHLFNVSLSIETVRPLLYQNQKLSSLKLDCGRLGNSAIDILARPSLREISLHNCRDFSGDLISQIGRKCKHLRSVCLGSVAEKVGRTITPAALEDLLNGCSHLEVLSLMFDLSLYLRPADARIFGLVSDKLTHLELGHISSRMITHLLLTSTETFQNLQQLRLSLDCITDAVVKAISKSLTSLIDLDLRDAPLEDPRQPSDLTDFGLQEINQNGGKLKRLSLIRSQEFHSAYFRRVSDQGMLFLAGKCSRMESICLGGFCRVTDAGFKTILHSCAGLSRFSVYHGPKLTDLVFHDVLATALTLSHVSLRRCHLLTDHAVRKLASNLNLESLDLRGCRNIRDEALRAVSQLTKLKVLLLDGTDVSDTGLSYLKEGVWESLVSLSVRGCRNLTDNFMTVLFDGSSKLALRELDVSNLPNLTDAAVFALAKSGAPITRLQLRECRLIGDPSVMALASTRVYEDGCPGSSLCLLDLYDCGGITQLSFKWLKKPFFPRLKWLGITGSVNRDIVDALGRRRPNLKVSCRGEELGIDGEDDWDSADIQQQHMEGEEDELQQWILGDEGDDDVEMEDESDDEASEEGGEEEED